GTCGACGCATCCACCAGCTGATAGCGCGCACGCAGGGTCCGTCGCTCCCGGCTAACCGTGTCGTCGGCCAGAATGCCGAGGGCTTCGAGATTGTCGTCGAGCCGCACATCGAGACGATATTGCGGCGCTGCATTGCCCGCCGCACCGAGGCGATCGTTCAACTCGCCGCGCACCAGCCATCCGGCTCGCCCTGCGATCGGCGGAACGTCCACGGCCGCCAGTCCCTGCGCGACCGCCCCGCTGCCACCGCCGGAATACATGGGCGACAGATTGCAGGCCGCAAGCGCGAGGCAGGCGAGAAGGCTGAAGACGAAACGCATCACGTTACGATATTCACCAATCTGTCGGGCACGACAATGACCTTGCGCACTTCTGCACCGTCGAGCGAGCGCTGGACCTTCTCCGACGCGAGCGCCATCGCTTCGAGTTCTTCCTTCGAGGCACCCTTGGGCGCGGTGAGCGTGTCGCGCAGCTTGCCCTTGTGCTGGACGGCGATGGTCACCTCGTCTTCCACCAACAGGGCCGGATCGACTGCGGGCCACGGCGCGTCGGCGACGAGGCCGTCCTCGCCCATGCCCGCCCAGCCTTCCTCGGCAAGATGCGGCATCATCGGGGCGACCATCTGCACCAAGCTGCGGATCGCGGCGGAGCGGCTGGCCGACGGCGCGGCTTTCTCGACCGCGCCGGTCAGTTCGTAGATGCGCGCGACGGCCTTGTTGAAGCCCAGCGCCTCGATATCCTCGGCCACCGCGGCCACGGTCTGGTGGGTCTTGCGATCCAGCGCCTTGTCCTCGCCTTCGGCACCTGCGTCGTAAGCGGAGAACAAGCGCCACAGGCGGTGAACGAAGCGGCTGCAGCCTTCGATCCCGGCTTCGGACCACGGCAGGTCGCGTTCGGGCGGGCTGTCGGACAGCATGAACCAGCGCACCGCATCCGCGCCATAGGTGTCGATGATGGTGTCCGGATCGACGACGTTCTTCTTCGACTTCGACATCTTGATGACGCGGCCGATTTCGACCTCGCCGCCATCGTCTTTCAGCAGCGCCCGTTCGGCCTCGCGGCTGATTTCGTCGGGCGCGTAATAGACCGTCTTGCCGCCTTCCCTGCGGCTGTACGTCTCATGCGTGACCATGCCCTGCGTGAACAGCGAGGCGAAGGGTTCCTTCACCTCGATCTGGCCCATGTGCGCGAGCGCGCGAGTCCAGAAACGGGCGTAGAGCAAGTGCAGGATCGCGTGTTCGATCCCGCCGATATATTGTTCGACCGGCAGCCACTTGGCGACTTCTTCCGCGTCGAAGGGCTTGTCGGCAGGCTGGCTGGCGAAACGCAGGAAGTACCAGCTCGAGTCCACGAATGTGTCGAGCGTGTCGGTTTCCCGCTCCGCCTTGCCGCCGCACTTGGGGCAGTCGACGTGCTTCCACGTCGCATGACGCAACAGCGGATTGCCGGGCGTCTGGAAATCCACGTCCTCGGGCAGCGTGATCGGCAGGCCATCCTTGGGCGCAGGGACGACGCCGCAGGCATCGCAATGGATGAAGGGGATCGGCGTCCCCCAATAGCGCTGGCGCGAGACGCCCCAGTCGCGCAGGCGCCAGACGGTCTTGCCTTCACCCCGGCCCTGCTCCTCGATACGCCGGATAATCTCGCGCTTGGCGTCTTCGACTTCCATACCGTCTAGGAAGTCCGAATTGACGATCACGCCGTCGCCCGCCTCGGCCTCGCCGTCGAAGCCCTTGCCCGCCTCGTCCACGCTCGGTGCGACCACGCGCGGGATTGGGAGGCCGTATTTCGTCGCGAATTCGAAGTCGCGCTGGTCGTGGCCCGGCACAGCCATGATGGCGCCGGTGCCGTAATCCATCAGCACGAAGTTCGCGATGTACACGGGCAGGTCCGCGCCCGTGAACGGGTGCTTCGCCGTGATGCCGGTATCGAAGCCAAGCTTCTCGGCGGTCTCGAGTTCGGCAGCTGTCGTGCCGCCCTTCTTGCATTCGGCAATGAAGGCGCGCGCTTCGTCACTGTCGATAGCCTGCGCGACCGGATGGTCGGCGGCAACCGCAACGAAGCTTGCGCCGAAGATCGTGTCCGGGCGCGTCGTGTAGACCGGCAGCTTTTCGCCGTTCGACAGGTCGAAGCTGAATTCGAGACCCTTGGACTTGCCGATCCAGTTTTCCTGCATCAGCCGGACCTTGTCGGGCCAGTTTTCGAGCTTTCCGAGTCCTTCGAGCAGTTCCTCGGCGAAGTCGGTGATCTTGAGGAACCACTGGTTGAGCTTGCGCTTCTCGACTTCCGCGCCACTGCGCCAGCCCTTGCCGTCGATCACCTGCTCGTTGGCGAGCACGGTCATGTCGACCGGGTCCCAATTAACCTCGCTTTCCTTGCGATAAACGAGGCCCGCCTCATACAGGTCGATGAAGAGCGCCTGCTCGTGTCCGTAATAGTCGGGCTCGCAAGTCGCCAGTTCGCGGCTCCAGTCGAGCGCGAAGCCGAGGCGCTTCAGCTGCGCCTTCATGTGTTCGATATTGTCACGCGTCCATCCGCCGGGATGCACGCCCTTTTCCATCGCAGCGTTTTCCGCCGGCATGCCGAATGCGTCCCAACCCATCGGGTGCAGGACCTCGTGGCCGGTCGCTTTCTTGTAGCGCGCCAGCACGTCGCCCATTGTGTAATTGCGCACATGGCCGATGTGGATGCGCCCCGATGGATAGGGGAACATCTCGAGCACGTAGCTCTTGGGCTTTTCGGAACTGCTATCCGCGCGGAATGTTTGCGCGTCTTCCCACGCGGCTTGCCAGCGCGGGTCGGCGGACGAAGGATTGAAACGGGTATCGCTCATGCCCGAAGCCCTTAGGCATTTCGGACGCAAATGGAACCCGTCAGAATCAGTTGGCGATTGCCTGGCGGCGCAATTCGCGTGCCTTGGTGAGGATGATGTCTTCCAGCTTCTGGACCGTGGCGGCCTGGACCGGCGCATCGACCCAGCTTCCCGACTGGGCAACCTGGCGGCTGGCGGCGACGCGCAGGGCATCGGCGCGCAGGTCGCGGTCGAGGATGGTCACGGTCATCTTGACGCGTTCGCCCGGATTGTTCGGGTTAGCGTACCAGTCGGTGACGATAACACCGCCGTTGCTGTCGGCCTGGAGAAGCGGTGCGAAGCTGACAGCTTCGAGCGACGCGCGCCAGAGATATGAGTTTACACCGATGGTAGAGACCTGCGCGGCGGCGAGGTCGGCGCGGGGTCGTTCACCCTTGCTGCAAGCGCCCAGCGCCAGTGTGGCGACCGCAAGGCCGGCAATGGCTGCGGGACGACGGATGGAGCGGGAGAGAGTCATGAACGATCCTTGGGTCAAAAATGTTAGTCCGGCTCTATAGTGCCTGCTCGCGCTCGGGCAAGCGCCAGCTTGGCGGCATAGACGCCGCAAACGCGTGAATACCATCTGAATTGAATGGTATTTGTGGAGGCTATGCAACACTCCGGCGTCATGTCGGGACACGGCTTGTGGAAAAGCTGGCGCTGGCCTCCCCGTCGGCCTAGTCTTTTCCTTCCGGCCCGAGTCGCCCATCGGCGATATCGCGTTCGGGAACAGTTAAGCGGGGTTCGTCTTTAATGACTGACACACCCGCAACGGAGAGGAAATCGGCCTGATGGGCACGCAACGGAACACCAAAGGCAAGGATCGGCTCGCGCCGGTCGTGCTGGCGGCTGCCGCTTGCGCCCTCGCGATTCCCGGCGCCGGCCTCGCCGTCGTGTCGAGCGCGCCCGAAGCCGCTCCGGAAACGATGGAATTCCTGCCGTTCACGCCTGCAGGCGTCGATCCCGAACTCGCTGCGCGCGTCGCCGCTGTGATCGGTGAAGATGCCCTGCGGTTCACCCCGGCCAGCAAGCCCCGCCTGTCGAGCCAGCGCACCGTCAACTTCGCCGTCCGGGTG
This DNA window, taken from Qipengyuania seohaensis, encodes the following:
- the lptE gene encoding LPS assembly lipoprotein LptE, whose translation is MRFVFSLLACLALAACNLSPMYSGGGSGAVAQGLAAVDVPPIAGRAGWLVRGELNDRLGAAGNAAPQYRLDVRLDDNLEALGILADDTVSRERRTLRARYQLVDASTGEILLDATEGADAGIDVVSSEYATIAAEQTALENLAREIADRIVTRVALTLREQ
- the leuS gene encoding leucine--tRNA ligase → MSDTRFNPSSADPRWQAAWEDAQTFRADSSSEKPKSYVLEMFPYPSGRIHIGHVRNYTMGDVLARYKKATGHEVLHPMGWDAFGMPAENAAMEKGVHPGGWTRDNIEHMKAQLKRLGFALDWSRELATCEPDYYGHEQALFIDLYEAGLVYRKESEVNWDPVDMTVLANEQVIDGKGWRSGAEVEKRKLNQWFLKITDFAEELLEGLGKLENWPDKVRLMQENWIGKSKGLEFSFDLSNGEKLPVYTTRPDTIFGASFVAVAADHPVAQAIDSDEARAFIAECKKGGTTAAELETAEKLGFDTGITAKHPFTGADLPVYIANFVLMDYGTGAIMAVPGHDQRDFEFATKYGLPIPRVVAPSVDEAGKGFDGEAEAGDGVIVNSDFLDGMEVEDAKREIIRRIEEQGRGEGKTVWRLRDWGVSRQRYWGTPIPFIHCDACGVVPAPKDGLPITLPEDVDFQTPGNPLLRHATWKHVDCPKCGGKAERETDTLDTFVDSSWYFLRFASQPADKPFDAEEVAKWLPVEQYIGGIEHAILHLLYARFWTRALAHMGQIEVKEPFASLFTQGMVTHETYSRREGGKTVYYAPDEISREAERALLKDDGGEVEIGRVIKMSKSKKNVVDPDTIIDTYGADAVRWFMLSDSPPERDLPWSEAGIEGCSRFVHRLWRLFSAYDAGAEGEDKALDRKTHQTVAAVAEDIEALGFNKAVARIYELTGAVEKAAPSASRSAAIRSLVQMVAPMMPHLAEEGWAGMGEDGLVADAPWPAVDPALLVEDEVTIAVQHKGKLRDTLTAPKGASKEELEAMALASEKVQRSLDGAEVRKVIVVPDRLVNIVT
- a CDS encoding DUF3576 domain-containing protein, which produces MTLSRSIRRPAAIAGLAVATLALGACSKGERPRADLAAAQVSTIGVNSYLWRASLEAVSFAPLLQADSNGGVIVTDWYANPNNPGERVKMTVTILDRDLRADALRVAASRQVAQSGSWVDAPVQAATVQKLEDIILTKARELRRQAIAN